The DNA region CCCCGGCAGAATCGGTGGAAGATTGGGTCTATTTGCCGCGTAAGGGCACCGGCGTGTTGTTGATGTCGGAGCCACTGTTGGGGTCCGTCGGCGTATTTTGAAGGAAGGCGCGCATCTGCCACTGGTACTTCTCGATGCCCGCCTCTACTTCCTGCAACTGATTGGCGGTGGTGGGATCTGCCTTCTCCACGTCCCCAATACGCTGGAAGATACGCTGACCCACGGTTTCGTACTGATAGATGAAGAACTGGATCACCTGGGCGTCGTCAATGAAACCGCCCGGAATCTCTGGCAGACGCGAGCTGGCGACGATGGTGATGGCCCGCCCGTCGCTGGACGCGCCCACCGAGAGCATGCGTTCCGCCGTGTCGTCAGCGTACTTGCTGATGCCCTCATAGTGGTCCTGAAGCAGCTCATGCAGGGTGTAGAACAGCGTGCCGGACACGTTCCAGTGCGCCTGCTTGGTCTGGAGTTGCAGCGCCTGCAATTCGGTGAGGGTGTTCTGCAACGCGGCCACGCTCTTTTGCAGGTTGTCGGTGCCGGACGACGGCAGGCGGCTGGGCACGTTATACGGCAGCGGTGAGGCGGTCTTGGTGCTCTGCGCGCTGGGCTGGCCGGTGTTGGGCTGCGGCATGTTGACGCTGGTGGCCGGAATCTGGCTGGCTGCTGACTGCGCGCCAGCGCCTCCGGCCAGGGCGGAACCGAACAGCAGGACGGAAAGAAGCAGGGTCTGTTTCATGGGGGTTCTCCAAAGAAAGTTGGGGGGTGGATGGGCGGACAGGGGTGAGGTTAGGCAGCCGATGTTAGACGAATACCAGAAAGGGCCGGGGTTAAAGGCGGCGTGAAAAAGCCTTTAAGGGACGCCCTTTTTCGATTGTGGTCTGGCACGCTAGGTTAGGAGGATGATCGCCTTGCACCTGCCGCTTTTCCTGTGCCTGCCCCTCCAGCAGCGGGGCTGAGGATGCGGCTGCTGCTCGTGGAGGACGACGGACGCATTGCCCAGCCGACAGCACGCGCCTTGAGGGACGCTGGGCATCAAGTGCAGATCGCGCCGGACGGCGTGCAGGGGCTGACCCTGGCCCGCAGCGGGGATTTTGACGCCGCACTGCTGGACGTGTGGCTGCCTGGTCTGGACGGCTTCGAGGTGGCCCGTACCTTGCGCGCCGAGGGCAGCGAGTTGCCGCTGATCTTCGTAACCGCCCGCAGCGCCCTGCCAGACCGCGTGGAGGGGTTGGATCTGGGCGGCGACGCCTACCTGTCCAAACCCTACGAACTGCCCGAACTGCTGGCCCTCCTACGGGCGGTGGTGCGGCGTGGCGAGCGGGTCCGCAGCGCGCGGGTGCCGTTTGCGGACGGGGCCGGGCTGCTGGATGCCGGGCGGCGCGAGGTCTGGTGGCACGGTGAGACGGTGGGCTTCACCGCCCGCGAATACGGCCTCCTGGAAGCGCTGGCACTGGCGCGTGGGCGCTGGTTTACCCGCCAGGAACTGCTCTCCAAGGTGTGGGGACCGGACTTCAGCGGCGAGGAGCGGGTGGTGGACGTGTATGTCAGTTACCTGCGCCGCAAACTCTCGCCAGAAGCGCTGCTCAGTTCACGCGGCCTGGGATATCAGCTCCCATGAGATCTCCAGGGCCAAGGCTGGGCCGAAGGGAAGGATGAAGCCAACCGTGACCATCCGCGCCCGCCTGGCGCTGGGCGTCGCCGCCATCACGGTTCTCGTGGTGCTGGCGGTGGCCGCCGTGCAGTTCCTGGCACTACGCTCGTTTCTGGTGGGAGCCGAGTACGAGCGGCTGGAAATGCTGCTGCCACGCCTGGAGCAGACGCTGAACACCCTCCCAGCCTCGTCTACAGGACTGCGCGTGTTGGAGACCCTGCCGCGCACCGTGGACGTGAGGGTCATCCGGGAAGATCAGGTGGTGGCCGTGACCCCCGAGTTTCCGCCGATTGCCCTGACGCTCCCCATTGGCCGCTCACGGCGCGCGGGCCATGACGTGTTGATCTCCACTTTCAACCTGAACGGCACGCTGGCGACAGCGCAACTGGCCAGCGACGTGCTGGGGGTGGTCAATCCGCTGCGCGCGTACCTGCGAAGTCTGGCAGTGGCCGTTCCAGTCTCAGCGGCCCTGGCGGCGCTCCTGAGTTTTTTGCTGGCTGGACGCCTCCTCAAACCCCTGGAACGTCTGACGGCGGCGGCGGCGGCCATAGGCCGGGGCGGCAACCTGCGCGCCACGCTGCCTGGCGCGAACCGGGGTGACGAGGTGGGCCGCCTCGCGGGCGTGCTGCAAACCTCGTTCGGGCAGGTGGCCGAGACCCGCGAGCGCGAGGAGACCTTTACATACGCCGCCGCCCATGACCTGCGCTCGCCGCTGACCGCCATGAAGACCCGCCTTCAGGGCGCACTCAGCGGCCCACGTTCAGAGACTGAGCTGCGTGAGGAACTGGGCGAGGTGCTTTCAGACCTGGAGCGTATGCGCCGCCTGAGCGAGCAATTGCTGCTGCTGGCACGGGGCGAGCGTGATATTCAGCGGCGTCCGCTGGAGCTGGCCCGTCTGGCCGGGGAGGCGGTGGACCGGGCGCGTGAACTGGCCCCAGACCTGCCCCTGGAGTTCGGCACGGTGGGCGTGACCTGGATTCTGGGGGACGAGGCGCTGCTCTCGCCCCTGCTGGATAATCTGATCGGCAACAGCCTGCGCTACGGCGGCGGCGCGGCCATGAAGATGACCGTGACTGGTACGCCGTTCGGGGTGGCCCTGAGCATGGTGGATGGTGGTCCTGGTGTCCCCACTGCAGCGCTCTCTCATCTGACCACCGCTTTCTATCAGGTGGGCGCGGCCCGCAGCGGTCAGGGCAACGGTCTGGGCCTTGCCATTGCCCAGCGCGTCGCGCAACTCCACGGGGCCAGACTTGACCTGGCGCCGGTTGACCCCAGCGGCCTGCGCGTCACGGTGACCTTTCCGCAGACTGCCGAGCGCGATTGATATGGACTCCGATTGGAAAGTGTTGGAAACACCTGGAAATCTGAACGGGACTCGCAGAGTTGCGCCGCAGAGGAATAGCGTCCTCATGGGCGTCTGTTCACGACGAGAGTGAGCAGGAGAAAAACGGGTTCCGGGCGTGCGGCAATCGGCGTGGTCCCGATTTCTGCCGCGTTACAGACGGAGTCCGCATGACATCAATAAAAACCCCCTCTTCATGACGAAGAGGGGGTTGCACAGCGGTGATGCGCGTTGGTCAGTCGTCAGCGTTTAGTCGTCTGCGCCTACGGCCTGCTGGGTCTGTGCCGTCATCAGGCCGCCTGCCGCGTGGGTATGGTCCTCTTTGAGGATCGTCTCAATCTCTGGCTTTGCCTTCATCTCTGGCTTCTCCAGACTGGCGCGCACACCTGCGCCCAGGCGCGCGTCTACCTTGTCCAGTTGGGTGAGGTAACGCTGCTGAATGAAGTCAGGAGCGGCTCCCAGATGCCGGGCGAAGTTGTCGTGCATCCTGCTTTGCTCTTCCGCCCGCATCAGGCGGTACAGCGCGCCGGGCTGGGCAAAGTAATCCTCGTCAGTCTCGGGCCAGCCATACCGGTCCGCGCGACTGCCTACGGTCATGGGCGGCTCGGCAGCTTCCTCACCGTACTGCACTGGTCCACCGAAAGAATTGGGTTCGTACACTGGCATTCCGCCGAAGTTGCCGTCAGAGCGCAGTTGCCCGTCCCGGTGGTAGGTCTGTACTGGCGAGACGGCCTGATTTACCGGCAGCGCGGCGTAATTGGCCCCGATGCGGTAACGGTGCGCGTCGGCATAGCTCATCAGGCGGGCTTGCAGCATCTTGTCGGGACTGAACCCGAAACCGCGCGGCGAGTTGCTGGGTTCAAAGGCCGCCTGTTCAATCTGTGCGAAGTAGTTGTCCGGGTTCTCGTTCAATTCGAACTCGCCCACTTCCATCAGGGGGTAATCCGCGTGGGGCCACGTCTTGGTCAGGTCAAAGGGATCGAGATGATACGTCTCGGCGTCGGCCTCCGGCATCACCTGAAGGCTGACCTTCCACTTCGGATACTCGCCGCGCTCAATGGCCTCGAACAGGTCCTGAAAGTAGAAGTCGGGGTTCTTGCCGGCAATCTCCATCGCCTCTGGTTCGGCGAGGTTCTGGATGCCCTGCTGGGTGTGGAAGTGCCACTTGACGTACACGCGCACGCCCTGATCGTTCCACAGGCTATAGGTGTGGCTGGAGTACCCATTCATGTGGCGGTGGCTGCGTGGAATGCCCCGGTCCCCGAAGATGTAGACCACCTGATGCATGGATTCGGGGCGTAGGCTCCAGAAGTCGAACATCATGGTCTCGCTGCGGCGGTGCGTGACCGGGTGGCGCTTCTGGCTGTGGATGAAATCCGAGAACTTGAGGCCATCCCGCACGAAAAACACGGGCGTGTTGTTGCCCACCATGTCCCAGTTGCCATCCTCGGTATAAAACTTCAGCGAGAAACCGCGTGGATCGCGCACGGTATCGGCGAAACCGCTCTCTCCAGCCACCTGCGAGAAGCGGGCCAACATGCGGCACTCGGTCCCCTCCTTCTGAAACAGTTTTGCCACCGTCAGTTCGGGGATGGCGCGGGTCACCCGGAAGGTGCCGAATGCGCCGGTCCCCTTGGCATGGACCACGCGTTCAGGGACGCGCTCGCGGTTGAACAGGGCCATGCGCTCCAGCAGGTGATGGTCCTGAAGCAGCACTGGGCCGTCCTTGCCTGCCGTCAGGGAATTCTGGTTGTCGGCCACCGGATTGCCCGCCGCGTTGGTCAGTCGGGTCTGGCTCTGTTTGGGGGCTTGCATGTCGGTGGGTTCGCTGGGTTTGTAGACCGTACTGTTGCTGGCCTTACTGTCGTCACTCATAGGAAGACTCCTGTGGTGCTGCCGGGGCAGCCGACGCCTGGGAAAGGGCGGAAGAGGCGAGAGTCCGAAATTACTTGGTGTTTTCGCCGCCCTGCGCGGCTTCGAACAGGAACCAGATGCGCCGCTCGGTCTCGTCGATCAGCACTTCGAGCAGGCTGGAAGTGGCGTAGTCGCGGGCGTCGTCGCAGGTTTCATGGGCGGCGCGCATACTGGCCGCAATGCTCTGGTTGTCGGCCATCAGCTCGCGCAGCATGTCCAGTGGGGTCACGAAATCGGCGTTGTTGTCCTGCACCGTCTGAAGGCCAGAGATGTGCGAGACCGAGCGTAGCGTGGTGCCGCCCAGTTTGCGGACGCGCTCGGCCAGTGGATCAGTGCTGCCGAGGAGCTGCTCGGCCTGCTCATCAAACAGCAGGTGGTAGTCGCGGAAATGGCTGCCGGAGAGATGCCAGTGAAAGTTCTTAGTCTTGAGGTACACGGCGTAGGCGTCGGCGATGATCGGGTTGATGGCCTCAACGATTTTCTGCACGCCGTCAGCCCTGAGGTCTGTGGGCGTCTTCAGGGCGTCGGGGGCGGGATAGGTGGCGGTCTTGCTGGAGTCGTTCTGGGTCATGGAAATCTCCTTGAGATGGATGCATAGTCTGCGGTCTGCCAGAGACGGCGCGGGCGATTGGCCTCGACGCTGATGTTCGGCCTGGACAATGGGCGGAGAAATACGAAAAGGGTGCAACAGACTTCATTGAGCATGGATGAAGCTCACCAGTGGTGACCAGTGGTGAGCTGGATCAGTTGACGGCGGAGTTGACCGCCTGGATGGTGGGCGCTGGGCGGCGCAACTGAATAACGCTGAGCACCACGAACGCGACTTCCAGAATCAGCGAGATGATCCCGGCAGGTTCGGCCCAGTTGCCAATGTCACCGCGCGCATTCGGCAAGCCCACCGTGCGGGTCAGGGTGTAAGCGAGGATGGCCCCGCCCGAAATCAATAGTCCTAGGGTGTAGCCATTTTTCCAGTGCGAACTGAGCAGCCAAGCTCCCGCCGCCGCGCATCCAGCCACCAGCAGGATATACAGCCAGCCCAGGTAGGCGGTTTCTCCCAGCTTGTCGGGGATATCCCTGAAGTGAATGAAGCCGATGCCGACCAGCAGTAGCACGCCGATCCAATGGTCCTGAAGATATTTCATACCCCTCCTTGTGGGGCGGCAAACCGC from Deinococcus sp. AJ005 includes:
- a CDS encoding catalase codes for the protein MQAPKQSQTRLTNAAGNPVADNQNSLTAGKDGPVLLQDHHLLERMALFNRERVPERVVHAKGTGAFGTFRVTRAIPELTVAKLFQKEGTECRMLARFSQVAGESGFADTVRDPRGFSLKFYTEDGNWDMVGNNTPVFFVRDGLKFSDFIHSQKRHPVTHRRSETMMFDFWSLRPESMHQVVYIFGDRGIPRSHRHMNGYSSHTYSLWNDQGVRVYVKWHFHTQQGIQNLAEPEAMEIAGKNPDFYFQDLFEAIERGEYPKWKVSLQVMPEADAETYHLDPFDLTKTWPHADYPLMEVGEFELNENPDNYFAQIEQAAFEPSNSPRGFGFSPDKMLQARLMSYADAHRYRIGANYAALPVNQAVSPVQTYHRDGQLRSDGNFGGMPVYEPNSFGGPVQYGEEAAEPPMTVGSRADRYGWPETDEDYFAQPGALYRLMRAEEQSRMHDNFARHLGAAPDFIQQRYLTQLDKVDARLGAGVRASLEKPEMKAKPEIETILKEDHTHAAGGLMTAQTQQAVGADD
- a CDS encoding HAMP domain-containing sensor histidine kinase; the encoded protein is MKPTVTIRARLALGVAAITVLVVLAVAAVQFLALRSFLVGAEYERLEMLLPRLEQTLNTLPASSTGLRVLETLPRTVDVRVIREDQVVAVTPEFPPIALTLPIGRSRRAGHDVLISTFNLNGTLATAQLASDVLGVVNPLRAYLRSLAVAVPVSAALAALLSFLLAGRLLKPLERLTAAAAAIGRGGNLRATLPGANRGDEVGRLAGVLQTSFGQVAETREREETFTYAAAHDLRSPLTAMKTRLQGALSGPRSETELREELGEVLSDLERMRRLSEQLLLLARGERDIQRRPLELARLAGEAVDRARELAPDLPLEFGTVGVTWILGDEALLSPLLDNLIGNSLRYGGGAAMKMTVTGTPFGVALSMVDGGPGVPTAALSHLTTAFYQVGAARSGQGNGLGLAIAQRVAQLHGARLDLAPVDPSGLRVTVTFPQTAERD
- a CDS encoding response regulator transcription factor; translation: MRLLLVEDDGRIAQPTARALRDAGHQVQIAPDGVQGLTLARSGDFDAALLDVWLPGLDGFEVARTLRAEGSELPLIFVTARSALPDRVEGLDLGGDAYLSKPYELPELLALLRAVVRRGERVRSARVPFADGAGLLDAGRREVWWHGETVGFTAREYGLLEALALARGRWFTRQELLSKVWGPDFSGEERVVDVYVSYLRRKLSPEALLSSRGLGYQLP
- a CDS encoding Dps family protein; amino-acid sequence: MKQTLLLSVLLFGSALAGGAGAQSAASQIPATSVNMPQPNTGQPSAQSTKTASPLPYNVPSRLPSSGTDNLQKSVAALQNTLTELQALQLQTKQAHWNVSGTLFYTLHELLQDHYEGISKYADDTAERMLSVGASSDGRAITIVASSRLPEIPGGFIDDAQVIQFFIYQYETVGQRIFQRIGDVEKADPTTANQLQEVEAGIEKYQWQMRAFLQNTPTDPNSGSDINNTPVPLRGK
- a CDS encoding Dps family protein, with protein sequence MTQNDSSKTATYPAPDALKTPTDLRADGVQKIVEAINPIIADAYAVYLKTKNFHWHLSGSHFRDYHLLFDEQAEQLLGSTDPLAERVRKLGGTTLRSVSHISGLQTVQDNNADFVTPLDMLRELMADNQSIAASMRAAHETCDDARDYATSSLLEVLIDETERRIWFLFEAAQGGENTK